One region of Athene noctua chromosome 18, bAthNoc1.hap1.1, whole genome shotgun sequence genomic DNA includes:
- the LOC141968043 gene encoding glutamine-rich protein 2-like, which translates to MGTPWAGGSLYSEPGLKGETPSLTACPLGPHLDKESIASILADLQGRVSSLQGLTSDLQGEKGKIRQLEDALGKLEVAGATWKGDVSNQITLQLGSTLQEIKYKLKELEEQQQMTKATLEQLVAKTADKPQEQLGELRATVSSTGQEQAEVQAACPVCSTDLSKQVGQLLQRYEKLQDLVDDFMSRQAVGKVVRQLPGRSQQDEELLKRIQATITQVQGDYEKLSSVTESLLNDRHQKQKDIEALFRSLERLEKEKADKEDLVLGIDVKAVKTALAGKVSRAQFEASMERQREMIQEMLSRVTGQEQGWHQVQQQLSEEMDSKLDRLELGPFRQQLEEHCRSILEQLEEKAPLTEADDAAGTKKQVLAHFHCLSCDRPLSVLVPAPHIVANPYMPPLPPNFAGRSHAVPEVEQTPQHSHRELAAECGYPSVPRRCGGRHTLTHPLQRCPCPPPLPPGALRPLQPQTLLPTKHDEMELLGQDGHVYRGRRGRQLSVLVGKEGTAGPPSRRGSSGGEGGSGVGRVPSFPPPHVPPGSPQPSSLCSLLPNFPRAKPNLSPRQRDARDTGRLLSRPQSAVSSLSQPGTPASPETRTASSHGHLSQARGLLPPLRPLWDRSSTSEARQDWGSPTEPPPPPPPSRRAGISGQQQ; encoded by the exons aggcagctggaagatgcccttggaaagctggaggtagcTGGAGCCACCTGGAAAGGGGACGTCAGCAACCAGATCACCCTGCAACTGGG gtccacactgcaggagataaagtataagctgaaggagctggaagaacagcagcagatgaccaaggccacgctggagcagttggtGGCCAAGACAGCTGACAAGCCGCAGGAGCAG ctgggTGAGCTGAGGGCGACCGTGTCAagcacggggcaggagcaggcagaggtgcaggcagcgtgccccgtctgcagcacagacctcagcaagcaggtggggcagctcctccagcgctACGAGAAGCTCCAGGACCTGGTGGACGACTTCATGTCGCGGCAGGCGGTGGGCAAGGTGGTGAggcagctgccagggaggagcCAG CAGGACGAGGAGCTGCTGAAGCGCATCCAGGCCACCATCACGCAGGTGCAAGGGGACTACGAGAAGCTCAGCTCTGTCACCGAGAGCCTCCTGAATGACCGgcaccagaagcagaaagatatcGAG GCTCTGTTCCGGtccctggagaggctggagaaggagaaagccGACAAGGAAGACCTTGTGCTGGGAATTGACGTG aAGGCAGTCAAAACCGCCCTGGCCGGCAAAGTGAGTCGCGCCCAGTTTGAGGCAAGCATGGAGCGGCAGCGTGAGATGATCCAGGAGATGCTGAGCCGGgtgacggggcaggagcagggctggcaccaggtccagcagcagctcagtgaagagaTGGACTCCAAG CTGGACCGCCTGGAGCTGGGCCCTttccggcagcagctggaggagcactgcaggagcatccTGGAGCAGCTCGAGGAGAAGGCGCCGCTGACGGAGGCTGACGATGCAGCTGGGACGAAGAA gcaggtgctggcCCATTTCCACTGCTTGTCCTGCGACCGGCCCCTCAGCGTGCTGGTGCCTGCCCC gcacatcgTGGCCAACCCATAcatgccaccgctgccccccaacTTTGCCGGGCGCTCCCATGCTGTCCCTGAGGTGgagcaaacaccacagcacagccacag GGAGCTGGCGGCTGAGTGTGGGTACCCCAGCGTGCCACGGCGCTGCGGGGGCCGGCACACCCTCACCCacccgctgcagcgctgcccgtgccccccgcccctcccgcccggcgccctgcggccgctccagccccaaaccctgctccccaccaag cacgacGAGATGGAGCTGTTGGGCCAGGATGGCCACGTCTacaggggccggcggggcaggcAGCTGTCTGTGCTCGTGGGCAAGGAGGGTACGGCTGGGCCACCCTCAAGGAGAGGATCCAgcgggggtgaagggggcagtgGAGTGGGCAGGGTGCCCAGTTTTCCCCCCCCACATGttccccctggctccccccagcccagctccctctgctccctcctgccgaACTTCCCCAGGGCCAAGCCCAACCTGTCCCCGAGGCAGCGGGACGCCAGGGACACCGGCCGCCTGCTCTCCCGGCCCCAGAGTGCTGTGTCCTCGCTCAGCCAGCCAg gcacccccgccTCGCCAGAGACCAGGACAGCCTCCTCCCACGGCCACCTCTCCCAGGCACGGgggctcctcccgcccctccgGCCCTTGTGGGACAGATCCAGCACCTCGGAAGCCAGGCAGGACTGGGGGTCCCCGACCGAACCCCCACCACCTCCGCCACCAAGCAGGAGAGCAGGCATCTCTGGCCAGCAGCAATAA
- the LOC141967783 gene encoding phosphoribosyl pyrophosphate synthase-associated protein 1-like, producing MMAKEKPPITVVGDVGGRIAIIVDDIIDDVESFVAAAEILKERGAYKIFVMATHGLLSADAPRLIEESSIDEVVVTNTVPHEVQKLQCPKIKTVDISLILSEAIRRIHNGESMAYLFRNITVDD from the exons atgATGGCCAAGGAGAAACCGCCAATAACTGTGGTTGGAGACGTTGGAGGAAGAATTGCCATCATTGTG GATGACATCATCGATGATGTGGAAAGCTTTGTagctgctgcagagatcctgAAAGAGCGTGGAGCCTACAAGATTTTTGTGATGGCTACTCACGGGCTCCTGTCAGCAGATGCCCCCCGTCTCATAGAGGAATCCTCCATCGATGAG GTGGTAGTGACCAACACAGTTCCTCACGAGGTACAGAAGCTGCAGTGCCCCAAGATAAAGACGGTGGATATCAGTTTGATTCTCTCTGAAGCCATCCGACGAATCCACAATGGCGAGTCCATGGCCTATCTCTTTCGCAACATCACTGTCGATGACTAG
- the LOC141968044 gene encoding uncharacterized protein LOC141968044: MAPLSLSQLLDVAIGTPEVGAVNFTALYSLLQAVLGHLGLEDLPALGCDQPPEAPLRAEGAQGRGPGTELLTPSRDPLQGTVSTPCDASTAADMGQMKTKIEENKSSISKAVALSQDLLEEIGRMKAAQSRTEEDIRTIQETLGMGNLQDAAGQLPALRDQTALDSDVVRPHAHPDPAPGWRQLHPRGTSARSPSVSSHGPGGGQCSCGSHPTWLRGQG, from the exons atggccccgctcagcctgtcccagctgctggacGTCGCCATCGGGACGCCCGAGGTCGGGGCCGTCAACTTCACGGCGCTGtacagcctgctgcaggctgtgctggggcacctgggcctggaggacctgcctgccctggggtgcGATCAGCCCCCCGAGGCACCCCTCAGAGCAgaaggggcacagggcagaggcccaggcacagagctgctgacccCCTCGAGGGACCCGCTGCAGGGGACCGTGAGCACCCCATGTGATGCCTCCACGGCTGCCGACATGggacagatgaaaacaaagattgaagagaacaagagcagcatctccaag GCCGTAGCTCTTTCCCAGGATCTCCTCGAGGAGATCGGCAGGATGAAGGCGGCGCAGTCCCGCACGGAAGAGGACATCCGGACGATCCAGGAGACGCTTGGCAtg GGGAATCTCCAGGATGCTGCCGGCCAGCTGCCGGCCCTCCGTGACCAGACAGCGTTGGACAGTGACGTGGTACGGCCCCACGCACACCCGGATCCTGCTCCAGGATGGAGGCAGCTGCATCCCCGAGGCACCAGTGCACGCAGTCCCTCCGTGTCAAGTCatgggcccggggggggtcagtgctCCTGTGGGTCCCACCCCACCTGGCTACGTGGCCAGGGTTGA
- the LOC141968045 gene encoding glutamine-rich protein 2-like — MGTPWAGGSLYSEPGLKGETPSLTACPLGPHLDKESIASILADLQGRVSSLQGLTSDLQGEKGKIRQLEDALGKLEVAGATWKGDVSNQITLQLGSTLQEIKYKLKELEEQQQMTKATLEQLVAKTADKPQEQLGELRATVSSTGQEQAEVQAACPVCSTDLSKQVGQLLQRYEKLQDLVDDFMSRQAVGKVVRQLPGRSQQDEELLKRIQATITQVQGDYEKLSSVTESLLNDRHQKQKDIEALFRSLERLEKEKADKEDLVLGTDVLL, encoded by the exons atggggacaccctgggctggaggctcgttgTACTCAGAGCCTGGCCTCAAAGGTGAGACCCCCTCACTGACAGCGTGTCCCCTTGGACCACATCTAGACAAGGAGAGCATCGCCAGCATCCTGGCCGACCTCCAGGGCCGGGTGTCCTCGCTTCAGGGCCTGACCAGCGACCTGCAGGGCGAGAAAGGGAAG atcaggcagctggaagatgcccttggaaagctggaggtagcTGGAGCCACCTGGAAAGGGGACGTCAGCAACCAGATCACCCTGCAACTGGG gtccacactgcaggagataaagtataagctgaaggagctggaagaacagcagcagatgaccaaggccacgctggagcagttggtGGCCAAGACAGCTGACAAGCCGCAGGAGCAG ctgggTGAGCTGAGGGCGACCGTGTCAagcacggggcaggagcaggcagaggtgcaggcagcgtgccccgtctgcagcacagacctcagcaagcaggtggggcagctcctccagcgctACGAGAAGCTCCAGGACCTGGTGGACGACTTCATGTCGCGGCAGGCGGTGGGCAAGGTGGTGAggcagctgccagggaggagcCAG CAGGACGAGGAGCTGCTGAAGCGCATCCAGGCCACCATCACGCAGGTGCAAGGAGACTACGAGAAGCTCAGCTCTGTCACCGAGAGCCTCCTGAATGACCGgcaccagaagcagaaagatatcGAG GCTCTGTTCCGGtccctggagaggctggagaaggagaaagccGACAAGGAAGACCTTGTGCTGGGAACTGACGTG CTACTGTGA